In Mangifera indica cultivar Alphonso chromosome 1, CATAS_Mindica_2.1, whole genome shotgun sequence, a single genomic region encodes these proteins:
- the LOC123195091 gene encoding phosphopantothenoylcysteine decarboxylase subunit VHS3-like — protein MEGRHHGPVTVAVNSKGSLTCAAEALVALLVSALLKTRVLTPQDIFGASMCTKPRIKGDVEAQGAVFDADDANEDDGEEEEEDGNGAFDEGEGEGEEELSSEDGYGNNPNNNKGNSKKAPGDAPGGGAEENGEDEEDGAGEDPDEDEDEDDDDEEDDDDDDDNGDEDEDEVEEVDEDDDEALQPPKKRKK, from the exons ATGGAGGGTCGCCACCACGGTCCAGTGACGGTAGCGGTTAATAGTAAGGGCTCGCTAACGTGCGCTGCGGAGGCGCTCGTGGCTCTTTTGGTGTCTGCTCTCCTCAAAACTCGAGTTTTAACTCCTCAG GATATTTTTGGGGCATCGATGTGTACCAAACCTAGAATCAAGGGGGATGTAGAAGCCCAAGGTGCAGTGTTTGATGCCGATGATGCAAATGAAGATGATggagaggaggaggaggaggatggGAATGGTGCATTTGATGAAGGTGAAGGTGAAGGTGAAGAGGAGTTGTCGTCTGAGGATGGGTATGGCAATAACCCCAACAACAACAAGGGTAACTCAAAGAAGGCCCCTGGTGATGCTCCTGGTGGTGGAGCTGAGGAGAATGGAGAGGACGAAGAGGATGGGGCTGGTGAAGacccagacgaagatgaagatgaagatgacgaTGATGAAGAGGACGACGATGATGACGATGATAATGgggatgaagatgaggatgaagttgaagaagtagatgaggatgatgatgaagcACTTCAGCCgccaaagaagagaaagaagtaa
- the LOC123213269 gene encoding secreted RxLR effector protein 161-like, giving the protein MKDKPYASMIGRLMYAQVCTRPDIAFAVNVLGRYVADPGSDHWVVGYSDSDFSGCPNDFKSTSRYIFMLAGGAIS; this is encoded by the exons ATGAAAGATAAACCATATGCTAGTATGATTGGGAGACTGATGTATGCCCAAGTGTGCACGAGACCTGACATAGCTTTTGCTGTGAATGTTCTTGGTCGATATGTTGCTGATCCTGGTTCTGATCATTGG GTGGTGGGATATTCTGATTCAGACTTCAGTGGATGTCCTAATGACTTCAAATCCACTTCAAGGTACATCTTTATGCTTGCAGGTGGGGCCATATCTTAG